The Alnus glutinosa chromosome 7, dhAlnGlut1.1, whole genome shotgun sequence genome includes a region encoding these proteins:
- the LOC133874175 gene encoding 3'-5' exonuclease-like has product MSTISIFDHELPDDTHNRYDVSFYSDQIHTLVTQTPSMVDAWLSEIYQIQRSLPRQIVGLDVEWRPNFRANFENPVATLQLCVDSRCLIFQIMHAPFIPTSLVDFLGDASFTFVGVGIESDAEKLLEDYGLRVANAVDLQRLAAEELGVRELRNAGLKTLVMEVLGKEVQKPKRITMSRWDNQWLTHAQVQYACLDSFLSSEIGKCLNAAN; this is encoded by the coding sequence ATGTCGACGATCAGCATTTTCGATCACGAGCTCCCCGACGACACCCACAACCGCTACGACGTGTCGTTCTACTCGGATCAGATCCATACTCTCGTCACGCAAACCCCTTCCATGGTTGATGCTTGGCTCTCCGAAATCTACCAGATCCAACGGAGCCTCCCCCGCCAAATCGTCGGCCTCGACGTTGAGTGGCGCCCCAACTTCAGAGCAAACTTCGAGAATCCCGTCGCCACTTTGCAACTCTGCGTTGACAGTCGCTGCCTCATCTTCCAAATAATGCACGCCCCTTTCATTCCCACCTCTCTTGTCGACTTTCTGGGCGATGCCAGTTTCACCTTTGTGGGGGTCGGCATAGAGAGTGACGCCGAGAAGCTATTGGAAGATTATGGTCTGCGAGTGGCCAATGCAGTTGATCTTCAGCGTCTGGCTGCGGAGGAGTTGGGGGTGAGGGAGCTGAGAAATGCTGGGTTGAAGACCTTGGTCATGGAGGTGCTCGGAAAGGAGGTTCAGAAGCCGAAAAGAATTACAATGAGTAGGTGGGACAATCAGTGGCTTACTCATGCTCAGGTGCAGTACGCTTGCCTTGATTCTTTTCTGTCTTCTGAGATTGGGAAGTGTTTAAACGCAGCAAACTAG
- the LOC133873257 gene encoding zinc finger protein 1-like, with translation MTTSSSTPEEMKGVVQETPPTEPKSCLTISNFVEAPVHGPNLALNLFDCLKEEGAVTIPTQPPESSTVALEKQPEKRSFSCKYCSKKFSNSQALGGHQNAHKHERAAKKKEKVMYISPGFEHVDPMSFPYSVMGKTLGVQPHSMIHKPTYNDGWARGGLGHGYQGWQTQANIFQPQCLAASGERRRPLDVTGFTSRNSNSNGGGMSGGVSLIMGPFPNTITNGIYRQGSTTSSQNLQCETPGVLDLSLKL, from the coding sequence ATGACTACGTCGTCCAGTACTCCAGAAGAGATGAAAGGAGTTGTACAAGAAACTCCCCCTACTGAGCCGAAATCTTGCCTGACGATTTCGAACTTCGTTGAGGCGCCGGTTCATGGACCCAATCTCGCACTCAATCTGTTTGATTGTTTGAAGGAGGAGGGCGCAGTGACCATTCCCACGCAGCCGCCGGAATCTTCTACCGTGGCACTCGAAAAGCAGCCGGAGAAGCGTTCTTTCTCTTGCAAGTATTGCAGTAAAAAGTTTTCCAATTCACAAGCGCTCGGCGGCCATCAAAACGCCCACAAACACGAGCGAGCGGccaagaagaaggagaaagtaATGTATATTTCTCCTGGCTTTGAACACGTGGATCCTATGTCTTTCCCGTATTCGGTAATGGGAAAAACCCTAGGGGTTCAGCCGCATTCAATGATTCATAAGCCAACCTATAACGACGGTTGGGCGCGTGGTGGACTCGGGCATGGCTATCAAGGGTGGCAAACGCAGGCTAATATTTTTCAACCACAATGCCTGGCGGCAAGCGGTGAGCGCCGTCGACCTTTGGATGTGACTGGCTTCACCAGTAGGAATTCGAATTCAAACGGCGGCGGCATGTCTGGAGGTGTGTCTCTAATTATGGGACCTTTTCCTAATACGATTACCAATGGCATTTATCGTCAGGGTAGCACTACTTCTTCCCAGAATCTGCAGTGCGAAACGCCTGGAGTTCTTGACTTGTCGCTCAAGCTTTAA